A single genomic interval of Croceibacter atlanticus HTCC2559 harbors:
- a CDS encoding fumarylacetoacetate hydrolase family protein yields MKIICIGRNYTDHIAELNNEKPTDPVVFLKPDTAILLKKQPFFIPDFSSDVHYEVEVLVKINRIGKHIEKEFAHKYYNEIGLGIDFTARDLQKKLKEKGLPWEKAKSFDGAAVIGDTWINKSEIEDINNLNFTLEKNAQVVQKGNTSLMLWKIDELIEYVSKYFTLKIGDVIFTGTPSGVGKVNPEDKLKGFIEDKQIFNIKIK; encoded by the coding sequence ATGAAAATAATTTGCATAGGCCGTAATTATACAGATCATATTGCAGAGTTAAATAATGAGAAACCTACAGATCCTGTAGTGTTTTTAAAGCCAGATACAGCAATACTATTAAAGAAACAACCATTCTTTATTCCAGATTTTTCATCAGATGTGCATTATGAGGTAGAGGTATTGGTAAAGATTAATAGAATAGGGAAGCATATAGAAAAAGAATTTGCTCATAAGTATTATAATGAGATTGGACTAGGAATAGATTTTACTGCTCGAGACCTACAGAAAAAATTAAAAGAAAAGGGCTTGCCTTGGGAGAAAGCAAAAAGTTTTGATGGTGCAGCTGTAATTGGAGATACGTGGATAAATAAATCTGAAATAGAGGATATTAATAATTTAAACTTTACCTTAGAGAAGAATGCTCAAGTAGTACAAAAAGGAAATACAAGTTTAATGCTTTGGAAGATAGATGAACTTATAGAATATGTCTCCAAGTATTTTACTTTAAAGATTGGAGATGTTATATTTACCGGAACACCATCTGGTGTGGGAAAAGTAAATCCTGAAGATAAATTAAAGGGCTTTATAGAAGATAAGCAGATATTTAATATTAAAATAAAATAG
- the pyrF gene encoding orotidine-5'-phosphate decarboxylase, producing the protein MKIESLISEIHKKKSFLCIGLDVDLNKIPKHLLETEDPIFEFNKAIINATHHLAVAYKPNTAFYEAYGIKGWQSLKKTIDYLNDNHPEIFTIADAKRGDIGNTSTMYAKAFLEDLNFDSVTVAPYMGKDSVEPFLAFKEKHTILLALTSNQGAFDFQSINNTDNQPLYKSVLKTSKTWQNSENLMYVVGATKAEYLKDIRAILPESFLLVPGVGAQGGSLEDVCKFGMTKNIGLLVNSSRGIIYASQDQDFATKAMLKAEALQRDMATQINQFT; encoded by the coding sequence ATGAAGATTGAAAGCTTAATTTCAGAAATACATAAAAAGAAATCATTTCTCTGTATAGGATTAGATGTCGATTTAAATAAGATTCCTAAGCATTTATTAGAAACTGAAGATCCAATTTTTGAGTTCAACAAAGCTATAATAAATGCAACGCACCATCTTGCAGTTGCCTATAAACCTAATACTGCTTTTTACGAAGCTTATGGTATAAAAGGATGGCAATCTTTAAAGAAAACGATTGATTATCTTAACGATAACCATCCGGAAATCTTTACAATAGCAGATGCTAAGCGAGGAGATATAGGTAATACATCTACAATGTATGCCAAAGCCTTTTTAGAAGATTTAAATTTTGACTCGGTTACTGTAGCGCCATATATGGGTAAAGACTCGGTTGAGCCTTTTTTAGCTTTTAAGGAGAAGCATACTATATTACTAGCACTTACTTCAAACCAAGGTGCTTTCGATTTTCAATCAATAAATAATACAGACAACCAACCACTTTATAAGAGCGTTTTAAAGACCTCAAAGACTTGGCAAAACAGTGAAAATTTAATGTATGTTGTTGGTGCAACAAAAGCAGAGTACCTAAAAGATATACGTGCAATTTTACCAGAAAGCTTCTTACTTGTGCCAGGTGTAGGAGCTCAAGGCGGTAGTTTAGAAGATGTTTGTAAATTTGGAATGACCAAAAATATAGGCCTTTTGGTAAACTCATCTAGAGGGATTATTTACGCATCACAAGATCAAGATTTTGCTACCAAGGCAATGTTAAAAGCAGAGGCTTTACAGCGAGATATGGCCACACAGATAAATCAATTTACATAG
- a CDS encoding 6-pyruvoyl trahydropterin synthase family protein, producing the protein MKLTVHRKAHFNAAHRLFRKDWSDKKNNEVFGKCSNPNYHGHNYELIVSVTGNVDPETGFVIDLGQLKDLIYKEIEVPFDHKNLNVEVEEFRDLIPTTEHISYVIYQKLRKHIDSSKELEITLYETPRNFVTYSGS; encoded by the coding sequence ATGAAATTAACCGTACATAGAAAGGCTCACTTTAATGCCGCTCACAGATTATTTAGGAAAGACTGGAGTGATAAGAAAAACAATGAAGTATTTGGAAAATGTAGTAACCCAAATTATCACGGTCATAATTATGAGTTAATTGTATCTGTTACAGGAAATGTTGATCCTGAAACAGGTTTTGTTATAGACTTAGGACAATTAAAAGATCTTATTTATAAGGAAATAGAGGTGCCTTTTGATCATAAAAATCTTAATGTAGAAGTAGAAGAGTTTAGAGACCTTATTCCAACTACAGAACATATTAGCTATGTTATCTATCAAAAGTTGCGAAAGCATATAGATAGTTCAAAAGAGCTAGAAATCACATTATACGAAACACCAAGAAATTTTGTAACCTACTCAGGATCTTAA
- a CDS encoding adenine phosphoribosyltransferase, with the protein MKTFNLEEYIRDVKDFPKEGVLFKDITPLLNHPQASEQCLQELLDLIGDLKIDKVVGIESRGFFYGTLLAKELNAGFVPVRKPGKLPYNTNSETYDLEYGTDTLEIHKDAIKKGDKVLLHDDVLATGGTAKAVVNLIESLGGEIVQCNFLMIIGFLKGSEKLKDYNVASVLSY; encoded by the coding sequence ATGAAAACTTTTAATTTAGAAGAATATATACGTGATGTAAAAGACTTTCCTAAAGAAGGTGTTCTTTTTAAAGATATTACACCTTTATTAAACCATCCTCAAGCTAGCGAACAATGTTTGCAAGAGTTACTGGATTTAATAGGAGATCTAAAGATAGATAAGGTTGTGGGAATTGAGTCGCGTGGCTTTTTTTACGGAACATTATTAGCTAAAGAATTAAATGCTGGTTTTGTGCCAGTTAGGAAACCAGGTAAGTTGCCATATAATACAAATTCTGAAACCTATGATTTAGAATATGGTACAGATACCTTAGAGATTCATAAGGATGCCATTAAAAAAGGTGACAAGGTATTGTTGCATGATGATGTTCTAGCAACTGGAGGAACTGCTAAAGCTGTAGTTAATCTCATTGAAAGCTTGGGTGGGGAAATTGTACAATGTAACTTCTTAATGATTATAGGCTTTTTAAAGGGTAGTGAGAAGCTTAAAGACTATAATGTAGCTTCTGTACTTAGTTACTAA
- the prfA gene encoding peptide chain release factor 1 — protein sequence MLEKLNIVKQRFDEISDLIIQPDIISDQKRYVELTKEYKDLKKLMDERENYIRVTNRIEEAEEIIADGSDPEMSEMAKMQLDEAKSELPALDDKIRMMLIPKDPEDSKNAVVEVRAGTGGDEASIFAGDIYRMLTKFCESKGWNCSTVDFSEGTSGGFKEIQFEVSGDDVYGTLKYEAGVHRVQRVPQTETQGRVHTSAATVMVFPEAEEFDVEIDPKDVRIDYFCSSGPGGQSVNTTYSAVRLTHEPTGLVAQCQDQKSQHKNKEKAFKVLRSRLYDLELAKKQEEDAAKRGSMVTSGDRSAKIRTYNYAQGRVTDHRINLTIYDLQNIIDGDIQRIIDELRLVENTEKLKETGEMF from the coding sequence ATGTTAGAGAAATTAAATATAGTAAAACAACGTTTTGATGAAATAAGTGATCTTATTATTCAACCAGATATTATTTCAGATCAAAAACGTTATGTAGAGCTTACTAAAGAATATAAGGATCTTAAGAAACTTATGGATGAGCGTGAAAACTACATTAGAGTTACAAATCGCATTGAAGAAGCAGAGGAAATTATTGCCGATGGTAGTGATCCAGAAATGTCTGAAATGGCTAAAATGCAACTTGATGAGGCAAAATCTGAATTGCCAGCTTTAGATGATAAAATTAGAATGATGCTTATCCCTAAAGATCCAGAAGATTCTAAGAATGCTGTTGTGGAAGTGAGAGCAGGTACTGGAGGAGATGAAGCTAGTATTTTTGCAGGAGATATTTATAGAATGCTTACTAAATTTTGTGAGAGCAAAGGTTGGAACTGCAGTACTGTCGATTTTAGCGAAGGTACAAGCGGCGGTTTTAAAGAAATTCAATTTGAAGTTTCCGGAGACGATGTTTACGGTACTTTAAAGTATGAGGCAGGTGTGCACCGTGTACAACGTGTGCCACAAACAGAAACGCAAGGTAGAGTGCATACAAGTGCTGCCACTGTAATGGTATTTCCAGAAGCAGAAGAGTTTGATGTAGAAATAGATCCAAAAGATGTAAGAATAGATTATTTCTGTTCTTCTGGTCCTGGAGGACAATCTGTAAACACTACATATTCTGCAGTACGTTTAACTCACGAACCAACAGGTTTAGTAGCACAGTGTCAAGATCAAAAATCTCAACATAAAAATAAGGAGAAAGCTTTTAAAGTGTTACGTTCTAGACTGTATGATTTAGAACTAGCTAAAAAGCAAGAAGAAGATGCTGCTAAACGTGGTAGTATGGTGACAAGTGGAGACCGAAGTGCGAAGATTAGAACATACAACTATGCGCAAGGCCGTGTAACAGATCACCGTATTAATCTTACAATATATGACCTTCAAAATATTATAGATGGAGACATACAGCGTATTATTGATGAACTAAGACTAGTTGAGAATACAGAAAAATTGAAAGAAACAGGAGAGATGTTTTAA
- a CDS encoding 3'-5' exonuclease: MELKLTKPICFFDLETTGVNVAKDKIVEISILKVFPNGNKESKTWLVNPERPIPAETTAVHGITDEKVANEPTFKELSSSIYEMIKGCDLGGFNSNRFDIPLLAEELLRADIDFDMKNSSAVDVQTIFHKMEQRTLVAAYKFYCDKDLTDAHSAAADTEATYEVLKAQLDKYPDLQNDTKWLAEFSSRKRFADFAGFIAYNKDGAETFSFGKHKGKLVEDVLENEPGYFGWIQNADFPLYTKKVLTAIKLRSLNNKLS, translated from the coding sequence ATGGAATTAAAACTCACCAAACCCATTTGTTTTTTTGATCTCGAGACAACAGGTGTAAATGTAGCTAAAGATAAAATTGTAGAAATTTCTATACTTAAAGTATTCCCAAACGGTAATAAAGAAAGTAAAACCTGGTTGGTTAATCCAGAGCGACCGATTCCTGCAGAAACTACAGCTGTTCACGGCATAACAGATGAAAAGGTTGCTAATGAGCCAACCTTTAAAGAGTTATCTTCTTCTATATATGAAATGATAAAAGGATGTGATCTTGGCGGTTTTAATAGTAACAGGTTCGATATACCATTGTTGGCAGAAGAGCTTCTTAGAGCAGATATAGATTTTGATATGAAAAATTCTTCTGCAGTCGATGTGCAGACTATTTTTCATAAAATGGAACAACGTACACTAGTAGCTGCCTATAAATTTTACTGTGACAAAGACCTAACAGATGCTCACTCTGCAGCAGCAGATACTGAGGCAACATACGAGGTTTTAAAAGCGCAACTAGATAAATATCCAGATCTACAGAATGATACAAAGTGGCTAGCAGAGTTTAGTTCAAGAAAACGTTTTGCAGATTTTGCTGGGTTTATAGCTTACAATAAGGATGGTGCAGAAACATTCTCTTTCGGAAAGCATAAAGGAAAACTTGTTGAAGATGTTTTAGAAAATGAACCAGGTTATTTTGGGTGGATACAAAATGCAGATTTTCCTCTTTATACTAAAAAGGTGCTAACTGCAATTAAATTAAGAAGCCTAAACAATAAACTCTCTTAA
- a CDS encoding AIR synthase related protein has protein sequence MSDNPSKRYAQRGVSASKEDVHNAIKNVDKGLFPKAFCKIVPDHLTASKEHCLIMHADGAGTKSSLAYMYWKETGDISVWKGIAQDALIMNIDDLLCVGAVDDIMLSSTIGRNKNLIPGEVISEIINGTEELLKELKEFGVNIHSTGGETADVGDLVRTIIVDSTVTARMKREDVIDNANIKPGDVIVGLSSFGQATYEKEYNGGMGSNGLTSARHDVFGNYLAIKYPESYDEAVPNDLVYSGSKTLTDSISDSPINAGKLVLSPTRTYAPIVKALLAKYSNKDIHGMVHCSGGAQTKILHFIDNLHIVKDNMFEIPPLFKTIQEESKTDWKEMYQVFNMGHRMEIYLPQEIAEDVIKISESFNVDAKIIGRVEASDSKKLTIISEKGTFDYE, from the coding sequence ATGAGTGATAATCCTTCCAAAAGATATGCGCAACGAGGTGTTTCTGCCTCGAAAGAAGATGTGCACAACGCAATAAAGAATGTAGACAAAGGCCTTTTTCCAAAAGCATTCTGCAAAATTGTACCAGACCATCTAACTGCCAGTAAAGAACATTGTTTAATTATGCACGCAGATGGAGCAGGAACTAAGTCTTCTTTAGCATATATGTACTGGAAAGAAACAGGAGATATTAGCGTCTGGAAAGGTATAGCTCAAGACGCTTTAATTATGAATATTGATGATTTACTTTGTGTAGGTGCTGTTGATGATATCATGTTGTCATCAACAATAGGTAGAAATAAAAACCTAATACCAGGAGAGGTTATTTCTGAAATAATTAATGGTACAGAAGAGCTTTTAAAAGAATTAAAAGAGTTTGGAGTTAATATTCATTCTACTGGTGGAGAAACAGCAGACGTTGGTGACTTGGTGCGTACCATTATTGTAGACTCTACTGTAACAGCGAGAATGAAGCGTGAAGATGTTATAGATAATGCCAATATAAAACCAGGAGACGTTATTGTAGGATTATCATCATTTGGTCAAGCCACTTATGAGAAAGAATATAATGGTGGTATGGGTAGTAATGGATTAACTAGTGCCAGACACGATGTATTTGGAAATTACTTAGCTATTAAATACCCAGAAAGTTATGATGAAGCTGTTCCAAATGATTTAGTTTATTCTGGTTCTAAAACACTTACAGATTCTATATCAGACAGTCCAATTAATGCAGGAAAGCTTGTTTTATCACCTACAAGAACATATGCGCCAATAGTAAAAGCTTTATTGGCAAAGTACTCAAATAAAGATATTCACGGTATGGTGCATTGTAGTGGTGGTGCACAAACCAAAATTTTACATTTCATAGACAATTTACATATTGTAAAAGACAATATGTTTGAGATTCCTCCATTATTCAAGACTATTCAGGAAGAAAGCAAAACAGATTGGAAAGAAATGTATCAGGTCTTTAATATGGGACACCGTATGGAAATTTACCTGCCTCAAGAAATTGCTGAAGATGTTATTAAAATTTCTGAATCATTTAATGTAGATGCTAAAATTATAGGTAGAGTAGAAGCGTCAGATTCAAAAAAACTGACAATTATCTCCGAGAAGGGCACTTTTGACTATGAATAG
- a CDS encoding peptide-methionine (S)-S-oxide reductase, whose product MSTLLKFGFGGGCHWCTEAVFKQLKGVYKVLQGYIASTSPFSNFSEAVIVCFNPSEISLKDLIMVHLNTHASTKDHSFRDKYRSAVYYYSLNDKPYIKRLLEDLKREDNKAYITKILKLESFKESRESIRDYYTKHPNAPFCNRYILPKFKILKNNYSSLTFKGFDLENDI is encoded by the coding sequence ATGAGTACTCTATTAAAATTTGGTTTTGGTGGTGGATGCCATTGGTGTACAGAAGCCGTTTTTAAACAGCTTAAAGGCGTATACAAAGTTTTACAGGGCTATATAGCCTCTACATCTCCTTTTTCAAATTTTTCTGAAGCGGTTATCGTATGTTTTAATCCTTCAGAAATTAGTCTTAAAGACTTAATAATGGTTCATTTAAACACACACGCATCAACTAAGGATCATAGTTTCAGGGATAAATATAGAAGTGCCGTGTACTATTATAGTTTAAATGACAAGCCCTATATTAAACGTTTACTTGAAGATTTAAAACGTGAAGACAACAAAGCATATATTACCAAAATTCTTAAACTTGAAAGTTTTAAGGAAAGTAGAGAATCTATTAGAGATTACTACACTAAACATCCCAATGCTCCTTTTTGCAACCGCTATATTTTGCCTAAGTTTAAGATATTAAAAAACAACTACTCTTCTTTAACTTTTAAAGGCTTTGACTTAGAAAATGATATATAA
- the idi gene encoding isopentenyl-diphosphate Delta-isomerase, with the protein MKEEQVILVNQNDEQIGLMAKMEAHEKALLHRAFSVFVFNKNGELMLQQRALHKYHTPGLWTNTCCSHQREGETNIAAGKRRLQEEMGFSTDLKESISFIYKAPFENGLTEHEYDHILIGEFNDKPNINPDEVAAWKWASLEDIKTDMKENPNLYTAWFKIIFDKYYDHIT; encoded by the coding sequence ATAAAAGAAGAACAAGTTATTCTTGTAAACCAAAATGATGAGCAGATAGGCTTAATGGCCAAGATGGAAGCTCATGAAAAAGCATTATTGCACCGTGCATTTTCAGTATTTGTATTTAATAAAAATGGTGAACTTATGTTGCAACAAAGAGCACTACACAAATACCATACGCCAGGATTATGGACAAATACGTGCTGTAGTCATCAAAGAGAAGGAGAGACAAATATTGCTGCAGGAAAAAGAAGATTACAAGAAGAAATGGGTTTTAGTACAGATTTAAAAGAATCCATATCTTTTATTTATAAAGCTCCGTTTGAAAATGGGCTTACAGAACACGAATATGACCATATCTTAATAGGTGAATTTAATGATAAGCCAAATATAAACCCAGATGAAGTGGCAGCTTGGAAATGGGCTTCATTAGAGGATATTAAAACAGATATGAAAGAAAACCCAAACCTGTACACGGCTTGGTTTAAAATTATCTTCGATAAATATTATGACCATATAACATAA
- a CDS encoding glutaredoxin domain-containing protein: MKLLLTLIIFCIFSTGYGQFEDDRVTLVEDVQPKRTIISVKNNTNSSLNVFLKIDGVGYRRSSDRPIIKDIPANAQVEMITLIPLKNETSSYTHLLVVNDKEKNLTVEFEDDPELQDFVTLLDNDLVVFTKDECPRCDQMISLMQNEHTPFKVINIDDRKRYYDALYVLLKLENEEDYSVKLPIVRKRGEMIYPIWNVRQMARLLSEEFK; this comes from the coding sequence ATGAAACTATTACTAACACTAATAATATTCTGCATATTTTCAACCGGTTATGGTCAATTTGAAGATGATCGCGTAACATTAGTTGAAGACGTACAACCAAAACGAACTATCATTTCTGTTAAAAATAATACCAACTCTAGCCTGAATGTATTTCTCAAGATTGATGGTGTTGGCTATAGAAGAAGTAGTGACAGACCTATTATTAAAGATATTCCCGCTAACGCGCAAGTTGAAATGATTACATTAATACCTCTAAAAAATGAAACATCTTCTTACACGCACCTCTTAGTTGTAAACGATAAGGAAAAAAATCTTACAGTTGAGTTTGAAGATGACCCTGAATTACAAGATTTTGTTACGCTTTTAGACAATGACCTAGTGGTCTTTACAAAAGATGAGTGTCCTCGTTGTGACCAGATGATATCTTTAATGCAAAATGAACACACACCTTTTAAAGTGATTAATATAGATGACCGCAAACGATACTACGATGCGCTTTACGTTTTGCTAAAACTTGAAAACGAAGAAGATTACAGCGTAAAATTACCCATTGTAAGAAAACGTGGCGAAATGATTTATCCAATTTGGAATGTAAGACAAATGGCCAGACTACTTTCTGAAGAGTTTAAATAG